From Hyphomicrobiales bacterium, a single genomic window includes:
- a CDS encoding SDR family oxidoreductase, translating to MSITPAPPLAYVTGGTRGIGRAIAARLARDGYRVAVCGSTPESVESCRRWAADEGLAISPHRVDVRDPAELEAAITRAVLDGGADGALRALVCAAGRPTVGSAERLSITDWDDCLDLNLRAAFAAVKAALQALRRSPGAGVVLISSIWAVTAVPERTAYITAKSAMTGLARALALDHARDGIRVNAVAPGFVDTELLRNSIRGRGAEVEPELARLAAGHPLGRLIAPDDIADAAAFLLSDCARNITAQTLVVDGGLTARLTI from the coding sequence ATGAGCATCACGCCCGCTCCACCGCTCGCCTACGTGACCGGCGGCACGAGAGGCATCGGCCGCGCCATCGCCGCCCGACTCGCACGCGACGGCTATCGCGTCGCCGTCTGCGGTTCCACGCCCGAGAGCGTGGAGAGCTGCCGTCGCTGGGCCGCCGATGAGGGTCTCGCGATTTCGCCCCATCGCGTCGATGTTCGTGACCCGGCCGAACTCGAAGCGGCCATCACCCGCGCGGTTCTCGATGGCGGGGCGGACGGTGCGTTACGCGCCCTCGTCTGCGCCGCCGGACGCCCGACCGTCGGCAGCGCCGAACGCCTTTCCATCACCGACTGGGACGACTGCCTCGATCTCAACCTGCGCGCAGCCTTCGCCGCGGTGAAGGCGGCACTGCAAGCCCTGCGCCGCTCGCCGGGCGCCGGCGTCGTCCTCATTTCCTCCATCTGGGCCGTCACGGCCGTGCCCGAGCGCACCGCCTATATCACCGCGAAAAGCGCCATGACCGGGCTCGCCCGCGCCCTCGCCCTCGACCATGCCCGAGACGGCATCCGCGTCAACGCGGTCGCCCCCGGCTTCGTCGACACCGAGCTTCTGCGCAATTCCATCCGTGGTCGCGGCGCCGAGGTGGAGCCCGAACTCGCGCGCCTCGCCGCCGGCCACCCCCTCGGGCGCCTCATCGCGCCCGACGACATCGCCGACGCGGCCGCGTTCCTCTTGAGTGATTGCGCCCGCAACATCACTGCCCAGACGCTGGTCGTTGACGGCGGGCTCACCGCTCGCCTTACGATCTGA